CATGGGTCGCCCTGATCTGGCCGAAGATCCCGAACTGGCCGCGGGACCCGCGCGCTGCGCGCGGCGTGCCCAAGTCGATGGCTGGGTGACGGCGTGGACCTCAAGTCAGACCCGCGCCGAGATTTTCGCGGCCCTGAGCAGCGCACATGTGCCGGGCGCCCCGGTGCGCACGCTCGCTGAGGTGGTGTCGGACGATGACATGCGCGCCCGCGGCATGATCCATGACCTTCCGCATCCAGACCTGGGCACGGTCCCTGTTCCAGGGCTGCCGATGCGTTTCGCGGCTCACCCACAGGTCGCCCCTATCCCCGCACCAACCGTAGGCGCCGATACGGCGCGCATCCTGGCCGCGCTGGAACAGGACCTGCCCTCTGCTCAATCAAAGGACACCTACTGACATGTTCAAGCTCGATCCGGAATTGGAGGATTTTCGCAACGAGGCACGCAAGCTGGCTGAGCGCGAGTTTGCTCCCAGGGCCGCCCATTGGGACGAAGCCGAAGAGTTTCCAGCCGCGAACCGCGACAAGCTGGCCGAACTTGGCTATCTGGGAATGTTCATCCCTGAAGAATACGGCGGCTCCGGCGCGCCAGTGATCCAGGGCACGGTGTTTCTGGAAGAAATGGCGCGGGTCTGTTTCAACACGGCGCTGGTCTCGCAACTCTACCTGAACGGCCCATCCCGGGCAATCAGCGTTCTGGGCAGCGACGAGCAGAAAAAGCGGTTCCTGCCAGACATGGCGGCCGGCAAGAAATTCATCGCAATCGCCATCAGCGAGCCAGAGGCGGGGTCGGCGGTGACAGACCTGCGCACCACGGCCACAAGGGACGGCGACGGATGGGTGCTGAATGGCAACAAATGCTGGTCCACGGGCGCCCATGTGGCCGATTATGCGCTGGTCTTCTGCCGTTTCGGCAAGGCCAGCGGGGCGAAGGGGATTGGTGCCTTTGTCGTCGATCTGAAGAAGCCGGGCGCGCGGATCGGCCACATATCGCTGAAGATGGGTGGCCGGGGGCTGACCGAGGCCGAGATTATCCTTGAAAACTACAAGGCCGGTCCCGAGGATGTGCTGGTCGAAGGGGACCCGGAAAGCTCGCGCTCCTTCGCGCTGTTGATGAGCAGTTTCGGACCCGAGCGGGTGGGCAACGCAGCGATGTGCGTGGGGCTGGCGCAGGGCGCTTTCGATGCTGCAAAGTCGTATTCCGAGATTCGCCATCAGTTCGGGCGCCCGATCAAGGAATTCCAGGGCCTGCAATGGAAAATCGCCGACATGGCCACACAGATCCATGCTGCGCGTCTGATGGTCTATCGGGCCGCGACCAACCCCGCGCCGAACGGCTTTCCCGATCCGATGGATGCGACCATGGCCAAGCTTTACGCCAACGAAATGGCGCAGAGGGTCACGAACGAAGCGCTGCAGATCCACGGTCACAATGGTTACACGCGCGAATACCCGCTGGAACGTATGGTGCGTGACGCGCGCGGCTTCGCGCTTGGCGGTGGCACCGTCGAAATCCTGCGCAATACGATCGCCGCCATGGTCTACGGCCACAGCTTCGACCAGCGGCGGGGGTAGGGCGGATGCATCCCTCGTTGCTAACGACAGAACAGGTCGCTCTCAAGGATGCCGCGCGCAAACTGGCGCTCGGGGAATTCCGGGACCGCGCCGCACGCTGGGACCGCGACGGCATCTACCCCGAGGAAAACCACCATCGCCTGGGCGCGCTTGGCTATCTGGGCATGACCATTCCCGAAGAATACGGCGGTGGCGGTACGCCGCTGGTGGATTGCTATCTCGTGATCGAAGAACTGGCCAAGGTGGATTTCAATACCGCGCTGATCGTTCACGATCAGAACGTCTCGCCCCGGATCATCGCCACCTGCGGCAGCGAGGCGTTGAAGCAGGCTTTCCTGCCCCGCTTCGCCGCGGGCGAGATCGAATGCGCGATCTCCTGGTCCGAGCCCGAGGCCGGGTCGGACGCCACCGCGGTGACGACATCGCTGCGCCCGGACGGGGACGGGTTTGTGCTGAACGGCGGCAAGATCTTTACCACTTTCGGCGACAGGGCCGATTACCTTCTGGTCTATGCTCGGTTCTGCGAAAGCAAAGGCGCGCGAGGCATCGGAACCGTTTTGGTGCACCGCAAAAGCCCCGGCGTTTCGGTCCATATTCTTGAACAGAAGATGGGCGCGCGCGGCTGCAACGAATGCGAGATCCATTTCGACGATGTGCGGGTGCCGTCCGAAAACGTCGTGACCGAAGGGCTGGCCGGCAACTCCAGCGGCTTTGTCCGCCCGCTGGGTGTCTATAACGCCACGCGCGTCGGCATGGGGATACTGGCGCTTGGTGTCGCCGAGGGGGCGTTCGACCTTGCACGCGACTACATGAAGACCCGCCGGCAATTCGGCAAGGCGCTGTCCGAGATGCAGGGGCTGCAATGGATGATGTCGGACATGAAGGTGCAGATCGAGGCCGCGCGGTCGTTGTGTTATACGGCGCTGTCGCTGATCGACCGCGGCCAGCCCGATCCAACATTGTCTTCGATCGCCAAGGTTCAGGCCACCGAAATGGCACAGCGCGTCACCCATGACGCCATGCAGATGTTCGGTGGCTACGGCTATTTCGGTTCGCTTCCGTTGGAGCGGATGGTGAGGGATGTGCGGATGCTGACGATCACCGGGGGAACGACCCAGATACATAAGAACGGGATTGCTCGGGCGCTGTTCACTGACTGACGAATCTTCGCCAAAGGGAGGGGTGGTCATGACAAGCGATATCACTGTGGAACACTCAGAAGGTCTGGCCGTCGTGTCGTTGAACCGGCCCGACAAGCTGAATGCGCTGACCCTCGACATGCGCGTCGAACTCCTGGACGCGTTTCGCGATATCCAAACTGACCCGCGGATTCGCGCCGTATTACTGCGGGCCGAGGGCCGCGCTTTTTGTGCGGGTGCGGATATTTCGACCATGGGCAAGGACGATGTCTGGGGTGATCGGGCGCGCTTGTACAGGGCGCACCAGATGATCCTTTCCATATTCAATTGCGAGAAGCCTGTGGTTGCCGCGGTGCGCGGTCCGGCGGTCGGGATCGGTCTGAGCATGGCGCTCGCCTGCGACGTTATCCTGCTCTCCGAGACGGCAAGATTCGGTCAGGTTTTTCGCAAGATCGGGCTGGCCCCCGATGGCGGCGCGGCGTTTTTCCTTCAGAATCTGATCGGTCGGCAACGTGCGACGGACCTTGCCTTCTCAGCGCGGATGGTGCCGGCGGATGAAGCCCTGAGCCTGGGATTGGCAAGCCAGGTTCATCCCGATGATGCCCTCGACCGGGCGGCCCTGGACTATGCGACAGACCTGGCCGCGGGGCCAACCTTTGCCCTGGCCGGTACCAAGCGGCTGATGCGCGCCGCGATGCAACCGTCTCTGGAGAGCTTTCTTGAAACAGAAGCCATCATTCAGGGGCAAATCATCAAGAGCGCGGATCACGCCGAAGGCATCGACGCCTTTCTGAGCAAGAGAAAACCGGTTTTCCGTGGCGTATGACCAAGCGGATTGGCCCTTTTTACGACAGGGAAGAGATAGTGATGGAAACAGTCATTGCACGACTTGGCAGGGTGTCGCGGATTATCACCTATATTGCGACTGCCCTGGCGGCCCTGATGATGGTCCACGTCACGCTCGATGTCATCCTGAGCCAGTTCATCGCCGAGCCCCTGCCGGGCACGGTGGATTACGTGTCGTATTATTACATGGTCGGGCTGGTCTTTCTGCCGCTTCCCTTCGTCGAATACACCAACGAGCACATCAAGGTCGACCTGATCCACGATCTGCTCCCGACGGGGGCGAGGACCGCTCTCGACATGCTGGCTCTGGCGCTGTCTGCGGTGTTCTACGGGCTGCTCACCTGGCAGACCTGGATCGATGCCGTCGAAAAATACCTCATCGGCGAGCAATCCATGGGCATGGCGGCGGTGACCGTCTGGCCCGGTCGCTTCTGTCTGCCTCTTGGTGCGGGGCTGATGGTTCTGCTCTTGCTGGCCAAGCTGATCCAGAGGCCTTTCACCGACGCTGGCATGGCCGGCCCCAATCACGACATGTACGAATAGGAGTGGAACGGTGAGCTTTTTCCAGATCGGCCTTTGCGGCATCGTTTCTGTCATCCTGCTGGTCTTGCTGCGCGTTCCGATCGCGGTCGCGCTGGGTATCGTGTCCTTCTTCGGGTTCTGGGCGATGCTGGGAAGCGGCGCGGCTTTCGGCCTGCTGACGGCGGTGCCCTATGATTTTGCCGCGCACTGGACCCTCAGTTCGATCCCGATGTTCCTGTTGATGGGATACGTCTGTTACCAGACCGACATCACGCGCGGGATCTTCAAGGCCGCCCGGGTCTGGCTGTCATTCCTGCCGGGCGGGCTGGCGGTCGCCAGCGTGGGCGGCGCGGCGCTGTTTTCGGCGGCGGCCGGCTCCAGCCTGGCCTGCGCCGCGGCAATGGGCCGGATCGCGGTGCCGGAAATGCTGAAGCGCGACTACGATCCCGGGCTGAGTACCGCCGTGGTTGCCGCAGCCGGCACCATGGGGTCGCTCATCCCGCCGAGCATCCTTCTGATCATCTACGGTATTTTTGCCGAGGTCGCGATCAGCAAGCTGTTTCTGGCCGCGATCGTGCCGGGCGTACTGACGATGCTGGGGTACTGGGCCGTGATCATCGTTCGTGTGTGGATCAATCCCGCGCTCGCGCCGTCGCTCGACGAAAGCGCGACATGGTCCGAACGGCTGGAGGCCCTGAGCGAGACATGGCCCGTGATCTTGCTGGTGGTGGGCGTTTTCGGCGGTCTGTTCACCGGGATATTCACACCCACGCAGGCCGGGGCTGTCGGGGCGGCGTTGTCCTTCGTGATTGCGGCGGCGCGCGGCACCCTGAACTGGAAAGTTTCCAGGATCGCGCTGATGGACACTGCAAAAATGACTGCGGCGATCTTCATCATCGCGGTCGGTGCCAACCTGTTTTCGAGGTTTCTGGCGATCAGCGGTATCCCCGAAGCGATGACCGACCTGGTGATTGATATGGGGGCCAGCTATGTGATGCTGGTTTTCGGCACGGCCGTGATCTTTTGTCTGCTGGGCATGATCCTCGATCCGCTGGGCATCCTGCTGCTGACGCTGCCGATCCTTCTGCCGATCTACGAGGCGAACCATATCAGCCTGATCTGGCTGGGCGTGCTTGCAACCAAGCTGGTCGAGATGGCTCTGATCACCCCACCGGTGGGGCTGAACGTGTTCGTGATCAAGGGCATCGTCGGTGATGCGGTCCCGATTTCACTGATTTTCAAGGGTGTTTTGTGGTTTTTGGCTGCGGATGTGGTGGTCCTGATCATCATGGTCGCCTTTCCCGAACTGATCATGTTCCTGCCAGAGCTCGGCAACTGATTTGGCCATCCCGGCCGTGACGAACCCCGCGCAATAGCGGGGTCTTGAAAAAGAGGAGGAGACCACATGAAACTGACCAATGCGTTTGCCGCGCTGGCGGCGACGACCGTTCTAGCGGCGACACCGGCCCTGGCCGAAAAGCGGGTGACTATATCCAACTGGACGTCACCCAATCACGCGACATCGCGTGGCCATGCCGCCTTTGCCGAAATGACCGAATCTGAATTTCCGGATGCCTTCGACTTCAAGCTGTTTGCCGGCGGCGCCTTGCTTGGCCCCAAGCCAACACTGTCCGGCCTGCGCGACGGCGTCGCCGATGTAGGTCTGCTGGCGTTGACCTATTTCAGGTCGGAAATGCCCTATGCGCAGCTCGTCGCCGATCTCGCTCTTTTGGGCGAGGACCACTATGCCATGGCCGGCGCGACCAGCGAATTCGTGATGCTGCACTGCCAGCCGTGCAAGGACGAGTTCGCAAAGAACGGCATGGTGGCGCTGAGCGGGATCAGCACTGCGCCTTATGTATTGCTGACCACCAAGCCGATCGTCGAAATCAGCGATATGCAAGGGGTCAAGCTGCGCACGGGCGGGTCGGTCTGGGACCGCTGGGCGACACGCCTTGGGGCAGAGCCGGTAAACGTGCCGTCGAGCGAGATGTACGACACGATGAGCCACGGTGTCGTCACCGCTGCGGTGCAGCCGGTCGGTGCGCTCAAGGGGCACAGTCTGATCGAGGTTGCCAAGCACCTGACGGAGTTGCCGTTGGGCACCTATCATTCCGGTTCGATCTTTGCCGCCGGCCCGAAATTCTGGATCTCACTTTCGCCGGAGCAACGCGAGCAATTCGTCAAGAACATACCCGAGGCCGTGGCGCAGACCGAGGTGTACTACGAAACCGACGATCTCGACGTGCTGAAAGAGGCGGGTGGGCTTGGCCTGCAGGTACACCAGCCGTCGCCTGAGTTTCTTCAGGATCTCATTGATTTCCGCACCGCCGATCTTGAAGAGATCGCCCGCATCTCGCGCGAGGAACGCGGCATCGAAGATCCGGAACCGCTGATCGCAACCTATCGCGAGCTGATCGAGAAATGGCACGGTCTGGTTGAGCCGCTGCAACCGATCCGGGACAATCATCAGCCTTATGCAGACCTTCTGCGTCAGGAGATTTATTCCAAGATCGACTTCGCAACCTACCCGAACTGAGCCGTTTCAGGCCTGAATACACAGCGGCCCTTCGCAAGAAGGGCCGCTTCATTGCTTCCTTCGTCTGTTCAGAGGGTGGCTTCGGTGCCCAGGATATTCGTCACCTGGCTGGACAGGACACCGCCGTTGCCGTGGGCCAGGGCCAGTTCGGCACTGCCGATCTGGCGATCGCCAGCATCGCCGCGCAGTTGCCGCACCGCCTCGACCAGCGTGAAGATGCCGTACATCCCGGGATGCACGCATGACAGGCCGCCACCATTGGTATTGACCGGCAGGTGGCCGCCAGGCGCGATGCCGCCGTTCGCCACAAACGCACCGCCTTCGCCTTTCTTGCAAAAGCCCAGATCTTCTAGAAAAAGGATCACATTGATGGTGAACGCGTCGTAGAGCTGGACCACGTCGATGTCCGCGGGTTTGACACCCGCCATGTCCATGGCCGTTCGCCCTGATTGCGCAGCGCCGGTCACGGTCAGGTCCGCCATTTCGGAGATGTCGCGGTGCGTCGTGCCCTCGCCGCCGCCCAGCAAATACACCGGAGGTCTGGGGTGATCCTTGGCCGTCTCGGCCCGGCGCATCACAATCGCGCCACCGCCATCGGTCACAAGGCAGCAGTCGCGCACCCGCAGAGGGTCGGAAACCGGCCGCGAGGCGATGACATCCTCGCGCGTCAGAGGATCGCGCATGAAAGCGTCGGGGTTCTTTTGGGCCCAGGCCCGGGCCGCCACCGCCACGTCGGCCAGCTGTTCGCGCGTTGTGCCGAATTGCGTCATGTGACGGTCTGTGGCCAGCGCATAGGACGACAGCGGGAACAACGGTCGGTAGGGGGCCTCGTAGGTCGGCAGGCCAAGCGCAGTCATCAGCTTGCCCGAGGCGGTGCGCTGGTTCGATCCGTAGCAGATCAACACGGTATCAGCGAGCCGCAATTCGAGCAGCATCGCGGCCCAGAGCGTGTGCGACAGGAACGACGAGCCGCCCATGCGGTTGTTCATCGTGAACCTGGGGTTCAAGCCCAATTCCTGCGCCAGTGTAAGACCCGACAGCATATCCAGCGGCTGGCAGGTGGCAACGGCATCGACCTCGCCAAGTGCGATCCCCGCATCGGCAAGCGCGCCGTGCACCCCCTCGATTGTGATCTCCATCGAGCTTTTGCCATGGGCCTCGCCGCAGCCTGCCAGCGCTGCACCGACGATGGCGGCTTTTCCCCGTAAAC
This sequence is a window from Sulfitobacter alexandrii. Protein-coding genes within it:
- a CDS encoding acyl-CoA dehydrogenase family protein — translated: MFKLDPELEDFRNEARKLAEREFAPRAAHWDEAEEFPAANRDKLAELGYLGMFIPEEYGGSGAPVIQGTVFLEEMARVCFNTALVSQLYLNGPSRAISVLGSDEQKKRFLPDMAAGKKFIAIAISEPEAGSAVTDLRTTATRDGDGWVLNGNKCWSTGAHVADYALVFCRFGKASGAKGIGAFVVDLKKPGARIGHISLKMGGRGLTEAEIILENYKAGPEDVLVEGDPESSRSFALLMSSFGPERVGNAAMCVGLAQGAFDAAKSYSEIRHQFGRPIKEFQGLQWKIADMATQIHAARLMVYRAATNPAPNGFPDPMDATMAKLYANEMAQRVTNEALQIHGHNGYTREYPLERMVRDARGFALGGGTVEILRNTIAAMVYGHSFDQRRG
- a CDS encoding acyl-CoA dehydrogenase family protein; its protein translation is MLTTEQVALKDAARKLALGEFRDRAARWDRDGIYPEENHHRLGALGYLGMTIPEEYGGGGTPLVDCYLVIEELAKVDFNTALIVHDQNVSPRIIATCGSEALKQAFLPRFAAGEIECAISWSEPEAGSDATAVTTSLRPDGDGFVLNGGKIFTTFGDRADYLLVYARFCESKGARGIGTVLVHRKSPGVSVHILEQKMGARGCNECEIHFDDVRVPSENVVTEGLAGNSSGFVRPLGVYNATRVGMGILALGVAEGAFDLARDYMKTRRQFGKALSEMQGLQWMMSDMKVQIEAARSLCYTALSLIDRGQPDPTLSSIAKVQATEMAQRVTHDAMQMFGGYGYFGSLPLERMVRDVRMLTITGGTTQIHKNGIARALFTD
- a CDS encoding enoyl-CoA hydratase/isomerase family protein, which encodes MTSDITVEHSEGLAVVSLNRPDKLNALTLDMRVELLDAFRDIQTDPRIRAVLLRAEGRAFCAGADISTMGKDDVWGDRARLYRAHQMILSIFNCEKPVVAAVRGPAVGIGLSMALACDVILLSETARFGQVFRKIGLAPDGGAAFFLQNLIGRQRATDLAFSARMVPADEALSLGLASQVHPDDALDRAALDYATDLAAGPTFALAGTKRLMRAAMQPSLESFLETEAIIQGQIIKSADHAEGIDAFLSKRKPVFRGV
- a CDS encoding TRAP transporter small permease subunit → METVIARLGRVSRIITYIATALAALMMVHVTLDVILSQFIAEPLPGTVDYVSYYYMVGLVFLPLPFVEYTNEHIKVDLIHDLLPTGARTALDMLALALSAVFYGLLTWQTWIDAVEKYLIGEQSMGMAAVTVWPGRFCLPLGAGLMVLLLLAKLIQRPFTDAGMAGPNHDMYE
- a CDS encoding TRAP transporter large permease produces the protein MSFFQIGLCGIVSVILLVLLRVPIAVALGIVSFFGFWAMLGSGAAFGLLTAVPYDFAAHWTLSSIPMFLLMGYVCYQTDITRGIFKAARVWLSFLPGGLAVASVGGAALFSAAAGSSLACAAAMGRIAVPEMLKRDYDPGLSTAVVAAAGTMGSLIPPSILLIIYGIFAEVAISKLFLAAIVPGVLTMLGYWAVIIVRVWINPALAPSLDESATWSERLEALSETWPVILLVVGVFGGLFTGIFTPTQAGAVGAALSFVIAAARGTLNWKVSRIALMDTAKMTAAIFIIAVGANLFSRFLAISGIPEAMTDLVIDMGASYVMLVFGTAVIFCLLGMILDPLGILLLTLPILLPIYEANHISLIWLGVLATKLVEMALITPPVGLNVFVIKGIVGDAVPISLIFKGVLWFLAADVVVLIIMVAFPELIMFLPELGN
- a CDS encoding C4-dicarboxylate TRAP transporter substrate-binding protein; amino-acid sequence: MKLTNAFAALAATTVLAATPALAEKRVTISNWTSPNHATSRGHAAFAEMTESEFPDAFDFKLFAGGALLGPKPTLSGLRDGVADVGLLALTYFRSEMPYAQLVADLALLGEDHYAMAGATSEFVMLHCQPCKDEFAKNGMVALSGISTAPYVLLTTKPIVEISDMQGVKLRTGGSVWDRWATRLGAEPVNVPSSEMYDTMSHGVVTAAVQPVGALKGHSLIEVAKHLTELPLGTYHSGSIFAAGPKFWISLSPEQREQFVKNIPEAVAQTEVYYETDDLDVLKEAGGLGLQVHQPSPEFLQDLIDFRTADLEEIARISREERGIEDPEPLIATYRELIEKWHGLVEPLQPIRDNHQPYADLLRQEIYSKIDFATYPN
- a CDS encoding thiolase; this encodes MSLRGKAAIVGAALAGCGEAHGKSSMEITIEGVHGALADAGIALGEVDAVATCQPLDMLSGLTLAQELGLNPRFTMNNRMGGSSFLSHTLWAAMLLELRLADTVLICYGSNQRTASGKLMTALGLPTYEAPYRPLFPLSSYALATDRHMTQFGTTREQLADVAVAARAWAQKNPDAFMRDPLTREDVIASRPVSDPLRVRDCCLVTDGGGAIVMRRAETAKDHPRPPVYLLGGGEGTTHRDISEMADLTVTGAAQSGRTAMDMAGVKPADIDVVQLYDAFTINVILFLEDLGFCKKGEGGAFVANGGIAPGGHLPVNTNGGGLSCVHPGMYGIFTLVEAVRQLRGDAGDRQIGSAELALAHGNGGVLSSQVTNILGTEATL